One region of Edaphobacter bradus genomic DNA includes:
- a CDS encoding tetratricopeptide repeat protein: MGFLSHFFYPWGLLLQGLAIVHFIRRRPDTYWIYIILFLGPIGATIYLVAEALPDIGLVGQSFKGFSRRKRIGELEVAVRDNPSSGNYEELGDLYMDDGKFQLARAAFDKAIAARANTPDPFYRRGVCALRLGDAAAALPDLERVTGNDPDYDFHRAAGLLAHAYAQTGQKEKAEALFRQVTMTSTSSETYLNFADLLASEGRNAEAREWAQKVLDKKPTMPGYLRRRERPWFRSASAMLRRLAMTKPPKASSLPST; the protein is encoded by the coding sequence ATGGGATTCCTGAGCCACTTCTTCTACCCGTGGGGCTTGCTGCTCCAGGGATTGGCGATCGTCCACTTCATCCGGCGGCGGCCGGACACGTATTGGATCTACATCATCCTGTTTCTGGGTCCCATCGGCGCCACGATATATCTTGTCGCCGAGGCTCTTCCCGATATTGGACTCGTGGGACAGTCCTTCAAAGGGTTTTCACGCCGGAAGCGCATTGGCGAGTTGGAAGTCGCGGTTCGTGACAATCCATCGTCGGGCAATTACGAAGAACTTGGCGATCTTTACATGGACGACGGCAAGTTCCAGTTGGCGCGAGCCGCGTTCGACAAAGCCATTGCCGCTCGCGCCAATACTCCCGATCCCTTCTACAGGCGCGGCGTTTGCGCTCTCCGGTTAGGCGATGCCGCGGCGGCGTTGCCTGACCTGGAGAGAGTGACCGGCAACGATCCTGACTACGATTTTCATCGCGCGGCCGGATTGCTCGCCCACGCCTACGCGCAGACCGGACAAAAAGAAAAAGCCGAGGCGCTCTTCCGGCAGGTGACGATGACATCGACGTCGTCGGAGACCTACCTGAACTTCGCAGACCTGCTGGCGTCCGAGGGTCGCAACGCTGAAGCCCGCGAATGGGCGCAGAAAGTGCTCGATAAGAAGCCGACGATGCCCGGCTACCTTCGCCGCCGGGAGCGGCCGTGGTTCCGTAGCGCAAGTGCTATGCTCAGGCGGCTCGCTATGACGAAGCCGCCAAAAGCTTCCTCGCTGCCGTCTACCTAG
- a CDS encoding allantoinase — MANLTLVYGMRLLPADEVAEVSDAAIALKNGNQAHVTMHILEGSREQIEAQLRMSLDAFFDFYPEI; from the coding sequence ATGGCAAATCTAACGCTGGTTTATGGAATGAGGCTGCTTCCTGCCGACGAGGTAGCAGAAGTAAGTGACGCGGCGATCGCGCTCAAAAACGGCAATCAGGCCCACGTCACCATGCACATCCTCGAGGGCAGCCGCGAGCAGATCGAAGCGCAGCTCCGCATGAGCCTCGACGCCTTCTTCGACTTCTATCCGGAGATCTAG
- the trxB gene encoding thioredoxin-disulfide reductase — MSENTTRDTVILGSGCAGLTAAIYTARANLKPLVLEGHEPGGQLSITTMVENFPGFPEGVQGPELIENMKKQAVRFGAELKMAHLNSIDLSKHPYELNIGKETIHTRTLIIASGASARWLNLPSEQALIGHGVSSCATCDGFFFSGKEIAVIGGGDSAMEEALFLTRFATKVTLINRSEKFRASKIMLDRAMAHPQIQFMTSTVVEEVLGVEEKDVKGLRLKNKVTGDVSVLPVSAMFLGIGHEPNAKAFTGLLDLDDDGYILTKNSVLTTLNGQIIPGVFACGDIQDRRYRQAITAAGSGCMAALEVEKYLEGHGR; from the coding sequence ATGAGTGAAAACACGACTCGCGATACTGTAATCCTTGGTTCCGGCTGCGCCGGACTGACTGCCGCCATCTACACCGCCCGGGCGAACCTGAAGCCGCTGGTGCTGGAGGGCCATGAGCCGGGCGGGCAGCTCTCCATTACGACCATGGTGGAGAACTTTCCCGGCTTCCCGGAGGGAGTTCAGGGACCGGAGCTGATTGAGAACATGAAGAAGCAGGCGGTGCGGTTTGGCGCCGAGTTGAAGATGGCTCACCTGAACTCCATCGACCTGTCAAAGCATCCGTATGAGTTGAACATCGGCAAGGAGACGATTCATACGCGGACGCTGATCATCGCCTCGGGCGCGAGTGCGCGGTGGCTGAACCTGCCGAGCGAGCAGGCTCTGATCGGACATGGCGTGAGTTCGTGCGCTACTTGCGATGGGTTCTTTTTTTCGGGCAAGGAGATCGCCGTCATCGGCGGCGGCGACAGCGCGATGGAAGAGGCGCTGTTCCTGACTCGGTTTGCGACGAAGGTGACGCTGATCAACCGCAGTGAGAAGTTCCGCGCGTCGAAGATCATGCTCGATCGCGCGATGGCGCATCCGCAGATCCAGTTCATGACCAGCACGGTGGTGGAAGAGGTGCTGGGAGTGGAAGAGAAGGACGTGAAGGGCCTGCGGCTGAAGAACAAGGTGACGGGAGATGTGTCCGTACTGCCTGTCTCTGCCATGTTCCTCGGCATCGGCCACGAGCCGAACGCGAAGGCCTTCACTGGACTGCTCGACCTCGATGATGACGGCTACATTCTGACCAAGAACAGCGTCCTTACGACGCTGAACGGGCAGATCATCCCCGGCGTGTTTGCGTGTGGGGACATTCAGGACCGGAGATACCGGCAGGCGATTACGGCTGCGGGTTCGGGGTGCATGGCCGCGCTTGAGGTGGAGAAGTATCTGGAAGGGCATGGGCGGTAA
- a CDS encoding GNAT family N-acetyltransferase, with translation MATPELETARLVLRPLRLSDADQVQPLFAHWEVVKYLNVRVPWPFPEGGVFAYYGELALPAVERGEEWHWTIRLKDEPERIIGAISLHLNREINRGFWIAPEWRGQGLMTEAVAEVTRFWFEDLRQPVLRTKKAVANAASRAISAREGMRCVQETEDDYVSGRLPTELWEMDAAMWRERRRHA, from the coding sequence ATGGCGACGCCGGAGCTTGAGACCGCCCGTCTCGTGCTTCGGCCGCTGCGGCTGTCGGATGCAGATCAGGTGCAGCCACTGTTTGCGCACTGGGAGGTCGTGAAGTATCTCAATGTCCGTGTGCCGTGGCCATTTCCTGAAGGTGGAGTCTTCGCGTACTACGGTGAGCTTGCGTTGCCGGCGGTGGAACGTGGTGAGGAGTGGCACTGGACGATTCGGCTGAAGGACGAGCCGGAGAGAATCATCGGCGCAATCTCGCTGCATTTGAATCGCGAGATCAATCGCGGATTCTGGATTGCTCCGGAGTGGCGCGGGCAGGGACTGATGACTGAGGCAGTGGCCGAGGTTACGCGATTCTGGTTCGAGGATCTGCGGCAGCCGGTGCTTCGGACGAAGAAGGCAGTGGCGAATGCGGCTTCGCGGGCGATCTCGGCGCGCGAGGGGATGCGGTGTGTTCAAGAGACTGAGGACGATTATGTGAGTGGGCGGTTGCCGACTGAGCTTTGGGAGATGGATGCGGCGATGTGGCGTGAGCGGCGACGTCACGCATGA
- a CDS encoding DMT family protein: MRTILLLTASNIFMTFAWYGHLKYREVSLWKVILVSWSIAFFEYCLQVPANRIGARTFAPDQLKVIQEVITLSVFGVFSVFYFGDHLRWNHAVAFCCLVAGAFFMFHKF; the protein is encoded by the coding sequence ATGCGGACCATCCTTCTGCTCACCGCCTCAAACATCTTCATGACCTTCGCCTGGTACGGTCATCTCAAATATCGCGAGGTCTCCCTCTGGAAGGTCATCCTCGTCAGCTGGTCCATCGCGTTCTTCGAGTACTGCCTCCAGGTCCCCGCCAACCGCATCGGCGCCCGCACCTTCGCTCCCGACCAGCTCAAGGTCATCCAGGAGGTCATCACGCTTTCGGTCTTCGGAGTCTTCTCCGTCTTCTACTTCGGCGACCATCTCCGCTGGAACCACGCCGTAGCCTTCTGCTGCCTCGTCGCCGGAGCCTTCTTCATGTTCCACAAGTTCTAG
- a CDS encoding YggS family pyridoxal phosphate-dependent enzyme — MTIAENIARLRDEIAAACRRAGRDEREVALMAVSKVHPVEAILEAYAAGQRLFGENRVQEYEQKSGRLAGLPGAAFHLIGPLQSNKTNKAAELFDAIDAVDALKIAQRLETAAKALGKRLPVLIEVKLSHEESKHGVAPSELMGLLDAMRDFEAVEVVGLMTVPPWSEDAETARPYFRELRRLRDEAAKVHPKVVQLSMGMSNDFAVGIEEGSTCVRVGTAIFGKRVYPAAV, encoded by the coding sequence ATGACGATTGCGGAGAACATTGCACGCTTGAGAGACGAGATAGCCGCAGCGTGCCGGCGAGCAGGACGCGATGAACGTGAGGTCGCGTTGATGGCAGTGAGTAAGGTGCATCCGGTGGAGGCGATTCTGGAGGCGTATGCGGCCGGGCAGAGACTGTTCGGCGAGAATCGCGTGCAGGAGTATGAGCAGAAGTCGGGGCGGCTGGCGGGGCTCCCGGGGGCGGCCTTTCATCTGATCGGGCCGCTGCAGTCGAACAAGACGAACAAGGCGGCGGAGCTGTTTGATGCGATCGATGCGGTGGATGCGCTGAAGATCGCGCAGCGGCTGGAGACGGCGGCGAAGGCTCTGGGCAAGCGGCTTCCGGTGCTGATTGAGGTGAAGCTGAGCCATGAGGAGTCGAAGCATGGGGTTGCTCCGAGTGAGTTGATGGGGCTGCTGGATGCGATGCGGGATTTCGAGGCGGTGGAGGTTGTGGGGTTGATGACGGTGCCTCCGTGGTCGGAGGACGCGGAGACGGCGCGGCCTTACTTCAGGGAGCTGCGACGGCTGCGGGATGAGGCGGCGAAGGTGCATCCTAAGGTGGTGCAGCTTTCGATGGGGATGTCGAATGATTTTGCGGTGGGGATTGAAGAGGGCAGCACTTGTGTGCGGGTGGGAACGGCGATCTTTGGGAAGAGGGTGTATCCGGCTGCCGTATGA
- a CDS encoding DUF167 domain-containing protein: protein MSDAGEFVRDVADGCTVSVRVHPGARRDGVMGLHGGAVKIALNAPPVDGRANDALIAFVAEKLGSPRARVSLVAGAASRSKVLRITGKSAAEVRAALLPEVDC, encoded by the coding sequence ATGAGTGATGCGGGCGAGTTCGTGAGGGACGTTGCGGATGGGTGCACGGTGAGCGTGCGGGTGCATCCTGGGGCTCGTAGAGATGGAGTGATGGGTTTGCACGGCGGGGCGGTGAAGATTGCGCTCAATGCGCCCCCGGTGGATGGGCGGGCGAATGATGCGCTGATTGCGTTTGTCGCGGAGAAGCTGGGATCGCCGCGGGCGCGGGTTTCGCTGGTGGCGGGAGCGGCGAGCAGGAGCAAGGTGCTGAGGATTACGGGCAAGAGCGCGGCGGAGGTTCGGGCGGCGCTCCTACCTGAGGTGGATTGCTAA
- a CDS encoding M2 family metallopeptidase: MRIYRFALAFALLPALTFAQTAKPTAADAQAFMDKAETELLNLANEASRASWVQETYITDDTEAISAKASERLLNKTNELVIGARRFDGLTLPPDLARKFKLLKLNANPTDPKLVAELTQVSSALDGMYGKGKYCRQGAAGAGSAEGEKCLGIEELDVLMAKSRDPKELEDLWRGWHTISPPMRAKYSRLVELSNEGAREFGYKDTGDLWRSRYDMTPAEFSAEMERTWTQLEPLYKELHAYVRFALIKKYGAAAERPDGMIPAHLLGNMWAQEWGNIYDLVAPPATGYKMYDLEGALKQQIGPVSELDAAKKMAKYGEGFFTSLGFEPLPATFWERSQFIKPRDRDVVCHASAWDVDNDQDLRVKMCIKVDADNFTTVHHEEGHNFYQRAYRNRPFLFRDGANDGFHEAIGDAIALSITPDYLKQLKLIDEIPPAEADIPLQLRTALDKIAFLPFGLLIDKWRWQVFSGQTKPEDYNKAWWELREKYQGVAPPVARTEADFDPGAKYHIPGNVPYARYFLARVYQFQFYKAMCDASGYKGPLNRCSFYGSKEAGAKLNAMLEAGQSKPWQETLKAMTGEDHLDAGPMLEYFAPLYQWLKQQNAANGVKVGWEAK, translated from the coding sequence ATGCGAATTTACCGATTTGCTCTCGCCTTTGCCCTTCTTCCTGCACTGACCTTTGCCCAGACAGCCAAGCCTACCGCCGCCGATGCACAGGCGTTTATGGACAAGGCTGAGACGGAGTTGCTCAACCTCGCGAACGAGGCCAGCCGGGCTTCGTGGGTGCAGGAGACTTACATTACGGACGACACGGAGGCGATTTCGGCCAAGGCGAGTGAGCGCCTTCTGAACAAGACGAACGAACTCGTGATCGGCGCGCGGAGATTTGATGGGTTGACGCTGCCGCCTGATCTGGCGCGGAAGTTCAAGCTGCTGAAGCTGAACGCCAACCCGACGGACCCGAAGCTGGTGGCTGAGCTGACGCAGGTTTCGTCAGCGCTGGATGGGATGTATGGCAAGGGGAAGTATTGCCGTCAGGGGGCGGCGGGGGCAGGTTCGGCAGAAGGGGAGAAGTGCCTGGGGATCGAAGAGCTGGATGTGCTGATGGCGAAGTCGCGCGATCCGAAGGAACTCGAGGACCTGTGGCGGGGATGGCATACGATCTCACCACCGATGCGCGCGAAGTATTCGCGGCTGGTGGAGCTTTCGAATGAGGGGGCGCGGGAGTTCGGTTATAAGGACACGGGGGACCTCTGGCGGTCACGGTATGACATGACTCCGGCGGAGTTCTCCGCAGAGATGGAGCGGACGTGGACGCAGCTGGAGCCCCTGTACAAGGAGCTGCATGCGTATGTGCGGTTTGCGCTGATCAAGAAGTATGGCGCGGCGGCGGAGCGGCCGGATGGAATGATTCCGGCGCACCTGCTGGGAAATATGTGGGCGCAGGAGTGGGGGAACATCTACGACCTCGTTGCGCCGCCCGCGACGGGCTACAAGATGTATGACCTCGAGGGTGCGCTGAAGCAGCAGATCGGGCCTGTGTCGGAGCTTGATGCGGCGAAGAAGATGGCGAAGTATGGCGAGGGCTTCTTTACCTCGCTGGGCTTTGAACCGCTGCCTGCGACATTCTGGGAGCGGTCGCAGTTCATCAAGCCGCGCGACCGCGATGTGGTTTGCCATGCGAGTGCGTGGGACGTGGACAACGACCAGGACCTGCGGGTGAAGATGTGCATCAAGGTGGATGCGGACAACTTCACGACGGTGCACCATGAGGAGGGGCACAACTTCTATCAGAGGGCTTACCGGAATCGGCCGTTCCTGTTTCGCGATGGAGCGAACGATGGGTTCCACGAGGCGATTGGCGATGCGATCGCGCTGTCGATTACTCCGGACTATCTGAAGCAGTTGAAGCTGATCGACGAGATACCACCTGCGGAGGCGGATATTCCGCTGCAGTTGCGGACGGCGCTGGACAAGATTGCGTTTCTGCCATTTGGATTGCTGATTGATAAGTGGCGGTGGCAGGTGTTCAGTGGGCAGACGAAGCCAGAGGACTACAACAAGGCGTGGTGGGAGCTGAGGGAGAAGTATCAGGGAGTGGCTCCTCCGGTGGCGCGGACGGAGGCCGACTTTGACCCGGGCGCGAAGTATCACATCCCGGGGAATGTTCCGTATGCGCGGTATTTTCTGGCGCGGGTGTATCAGTTTCAGTTCTACAAGGCGATGTGCGATGCGTCGGGATACAAGGGACCGCTGAACCGCTGCAGCTTCTATGGCAGCAAGGAGGCGGGCGCGAAGCTGAATGCGATGCTGGAGGCTGGACAGTCGAAGCCGTGGCAGGAGACCCTGAAGGCGATGACGGGAGAGGATCATCTGGATGCCGGGCCGATGCTGGAGTACTTCGCTCCGCTGTATCAGTGGCTGAAGCAGCAGAATGCGGCGAATGGAGTGAAGGTGGGGTGGGAGGCGAAGTAG
- the glpK gene encoding glycerol kinase GlpK — translation MAEKRFILALDQGTTSSRAMVVDETGAAVSVAQHPFKQIFPKPGWVEHSPTEIWSSQSGVATAALAQADLTEKDIAAIGITNQRETTVVWDRETGEPVYNAIVWQDRRTAEFCDALRNGGDGATIQAKTGLIPDAYFSGSKVNWILKNVEGARAKAEAGKLAFGTIDSWVIWKLTHGARHVTDVTNASRTMLFNIHTMEWDEELLRLMDVPRSMLPEVVASSGECGTTTGLIAGVPIAGIAGDQQAALFGQMCTSAGMAKCTYGTGAFMLLNTGTKPMVSKNKLLTTVAWKIGGTVEYALEGSMLMAGAVVQWLRDELQMIRTSAEIEQLAASVPDSNGVVLVPAFAGLGAPHWDPYARAALVGMTRGTSRCHIARAALEGIALQATDVLEAMQADSGVPLAQLRVDGGAAGNNLMMQIQSDMLGIEVVRPKNAESTVLGAAYLAGLAVGYWPDKETISRQWQVDRVFKPEMKAATQATVRERWKRALGRAEGWAREGETQE, via the coding sequence TTGGCAGAAAAGCGATTTATCTTGGCGCTGGATCAGGGGACGACGAGTTCGCGGGCGATGGTGGTGGATGAGACGGGTGCTGCGGTCTCGGTTGCGCAGCATCCGTTCAAGCAGATCTTCCCGAAGCCGGGTTGGGTGGAGCACTCGCCGACGGAGATATGGTCTTCGCAGAGTGGCGTGGCGACTGCTGCGCTGGCGCAGGCTGACCTGACGGAGAAAGACATCGCTGCGATTGGGATTACGAACCAGCGCGAGACGACGGTGGTGTGGGACCGCGAGACGGGAGAGCCGGTCTACAACGCGATTGTGTGGCAGGACCGGCGGACGGCGGAGTTCTGCGATGCGCTGCGGAACGGCGGCGATGGGGCGACGATTCAGGCGAAGACGGGGCTGATTCCGGATGCGTATTTTTCCGGCAGCAAGGTGAACTGGATACTGAAGAACGTCGAAGGCGCGCGGGCGAAGGCCGAGGCGGGAAAGCTGGCCTTCGGAACGATCGATAGCTGGGTGATCTGGAAGCTGACGCACGGTGCGCGGCATGTGACCGATGTGACGAATGCTTCGCGGACGATGCTCTTCAACATCCACACGATGGAGTGGGACGAGGAGCTGCTCCGGCTGATGGATGTTCCGCGGTCGATGCTGCCGGAGGTGGTGGCTTCGAGCGGAGAGTGCGGGACGACGACGGGATTGATTGCGGGAGTTCCGATTGCGGGGATCGCGGGCGATCAGCAGGCGGCGCTGTTTGGGCAGATGTGCACCTCGGCGGGGATGGCGAAGTGCACGTACGGCACGGGGGCCTTCATGCTGTTGAACACGGGCACGAAGCCGATGGTCTCGAAGAACAAGCTGCTGACGACCGTTGCGTGGAAGATCGGCGGAACGGTGGAGTATGCGCTCGAAGGCAGCATGCTGATGGCGGGAGCCGTGGTGCAGTGGCTGCGGGATGAGTTGCAGATGATTCGCACGTCGGCGGAGATTGAGCAGCTGGCGGCCTCGGTTCCGGACTCGAATGGCGTGGTTCTGGTTCCGGCGTTTGCGGGGCTGGGCGCTCCGCACTGGGACCCGTACGCGCGCGCTGCGCTGGTGGGAATGACGCGAGGAACTTCGCGCTGCCATATCGCTCGCGCGGCGCTGGAGGGAATCGCGCTGCAGGCGACGGACGTGCTGGAGGCGATGCAGGCCGACTCGGGCGTTCCGCTGGCGCAGTTGCGCGTCGATGGCGGAGCGGCGGGGAATAATCTGATGATGCAGATCCAATCGGACATGCTGGGCATTGAGGTGGTGCGGCCGAAGAATGCGGAGTCGACGGTGCTGGGAGCCGCGTATCTGGCGGGGCTGGCGGTGGGCTACTGGCCGGACAAGGAGACGATCTCGCGGCAGTGGCAGGTGGATCGCGTGTTCAAGCCGGAGATGAAGGCCGCAACGCAGGCCACCGTGCGTGAGCGGTGGAAGCGGGCGCTGGGACGCGCGGAAGGCTGGGCTCGCGAGGGGGAGACGCAGGAGTGA
- a CDS encoding glycerol-3-phosphate dehydrogenase/oxidase: MTQREKMLRRLGEQAGPWDVVIIGGGATGLGAAVEAAARGFRTVLIERADLAKGTSSRSTKLVHGGVRYLEQMNVTLVLDALRERGHMLRNAPHLVHDLSFVVPVFGYFGLPYYGFGLKVYELLSGKLSFGASRLLSREQTLEMLPGVAGEGLKGGVLYHDGQFDDARYAISLLRTFEELGGTAINYVEATGLLEHGGKIAGVKARDCESDVRFEIAAKAVVNATGVFTEEVLAMDAATPVWGQGELLSVSQGSHFVLPQSWLPGGKAMMIPRTTDGRVLFAIPWHGATVVGTTDEAVDHASAEPLAMASERRFLLEHIAQYFGRRPASDEILSVWSGLRPLVKQSGGATSKLSRDHTVLVSKTGLVTITGGKWTTYRRMGEDAINRAAEVAGLPKLASRTLELKLHGWSDQTAGVAEHELVYGSDLPKIQKLSQDDPSLDALLHPRLPYRMREVVWAARQEMARTVEDVLARRTRALFLDAQAAIEAAPAVADVLAIELGRDEAWKARDLEAFNAVAQGYLYKDE; the protein is encoded by the coding sequence GTGACGCAACGCGAGAAGATGCTGCGGAGGCTGGGCGAGCAGGCTGGGCCGTGGGATGTTGTGATCATCGGAGGCGGCGCGACAGGGTTGGGAGCTGCGGTGGAGGCCGCCGCGCGCGGGTTTCGCACGGTGCTGATCGAGCGCGCTGACTTGGCCAAGGGGACCTCGAGCCGCAGCACGAAGCTGGTGCACGGAGGCGTGCGGTACCTGGAGCAGATGAACGTGACGCTGGTGCTCGATGCGCTGAGGGAGCGCGGGCACATGCTGCGGAATGCGCCGCATCTGGTGCATGACCTCTCGTTTGTGGTTCCGGTGTTCGGGTACTTCGGGCTTCCCTACTACGGGTTTGGATTGAAGGTGTATGAGCTGCTCTCAGGCAAGCTGTCGTTTGGGGCCTCGCGGCTGCTGTCGCGTGAGCAGACGCTGGAGATGCTGCCGGGAGTTGCGGGCGAAGGGCTGAAGGGCGGCGTTCTGTATCACGACGGGCAGTTCGATGATGCGCGGTATGCGATCTCGCTGTTGCGGACGTTTGAGGAACTGGGCGGGACGGCGATCAACTACGTCGAGGCGACTGGCTTGCTCGAGCACGGCGGGAAGATCGCAGGCGTGAAGGCTCGTGACTGCGAGAGCGATGTGCGGTTTGAGATTGCGGCGAAGGCGGTGGTGAATGCGACGGGCGTCTTCACCGAGGAAGTTCTGGCGATGGACGCGGCGACGCCGGTTTGGGGGCAGGGCGAGCTGCTTTCGGTGAGCCAGGGCTCGCACTTCGTTCTGCCGCAGTCATGGCTTCCGGGCGGCAAGGCGATGATGATTCCGAGGACCACGGACGGCCGCGTGTTGTTCGCGATTCCGTGGCACGGCGCGACGGTGGTGGGGACGACGGATGAGGCCGTCGATCATGCTTCAGCGGAGCCGCTTGCGATGGCTTCGGAGCGGAGATTCCTGCTCGAGCATATTGCCCAGTACTTCGGGCGGCGGCCGGCGAGCGACGAGATTCTGAGCGTGTGGTCGGGGCTGCGGCCGCTGGTGAAGCAGAGCGGAGGCGCGACTTCGAAGCTGTCGCGCGACCATACGGTGCTGGTGTCGAAGACAGGGCTCGTAACGATTACGGGCGGCAAGTGGACGACATACCGGCGCATGGGCGAGGACGCAATTAATCGCGCAGCCGAGGTTGCGGGACTGCCGAAGCTGGCTTCGCGGACGCTGGAGCTGAAGCTGCATGGCTGGTCGGATCAGACTGCCGGCGTTGCCGAGCATGAACTCGTGTATGGCAGCGATCTGCCGAAGATCCAGAAACTGTCGCAGGACGATCCTTCGCTCGATGCGCTGCTGCATCCGCGGCTTCCCTACCGGATGCGCGAGGTGGTCTGGGCAGCGCGGCAGGAGATGGCGCGCACCGTCGAAGATGTTCTGGCGCGGCGGACACGGGCGCTGTTTCTGGATGCCCAGGCCGCGATTGAGGCTGCGCCTGCAGTGGCAGATGTACTGGCGATAGAGCTGGGACGCGATGAGGCGTGGAAGGCCCGCGATCTTGAGGCGTTCAACGCGGTCGCGCAAGGGTATCTCTACAAGGACGAGTGA
- a CDS encoding MIP/aquaporin family protein — MVNLSAVVGEFVGTFVLIVLGNGVVAGALLNRSKAQNAGWISITAGWAVAVFAGVAVSAALGDKDGHLNPAFTVASVMMTGNAMRLFTYIPAQILGALCGAAVVWLHYKPHWEMTEDKGAKFACFATSPAVNSPVWNFVSEVLGTFVLVLVATALFSKRIAPAGVAPGLGPVLVGSLVWGIGLSLGGTTGYAINPARDLGPRIAHSVLPIAGKGSSGWGYAWVPVLGPVAGAALAVAVIRGLSMI; from the coding sequence ATGGTCAATTTGTCTGCTGTGGTCGGTGAGTTCGTTGGGACGTTTGTGCTGATTGTGCTGGGCAACGGCGTCGTCGCAGGCGCGCTGCTGAACCGATCGAAGGCGCAGAACGCGGGCTGGATCTCGATCACGGCAGGATGGGCCGTCGCGGTGTTTGCGGGCGTGGCGGTGAGCGCGGCGCTGGGGGATAAAGACGGGCATCTGAACCCGGCGTTCACGGTGGCTTCGGTGATGATGACGGGCAATGCGATGCGGCTGTTCACCTACATCCCGGCGCAGATTCTGGGCGCGCTGTGCGGAGCAGCGGTGGTGTGGCTGCACTACAAGCCGCACTGGGAAATGACGGAGGACAAGGGCGCGAAGTTTGCGTGCTTTGCTACGTCTCCGGCGGTAAATTCGCCGGTCTGGAACTTCGTTAGCGAGGTGCTGGGGACGTTTGTGCTGGTGCTGGTGGCGACGGCGCTGTTCTCGAAGCGTATTGCTCCGGCAGGTGTGGCTCCGGGGCTGGGGCCGGTGCTGGTGGGGTCGCTGGTGTGGGGGATCGGGCTGTCGCTTGGCGGAACGACGGGGTATGCGATTAATCCTGCGCGCGATCTGGGACCGCGGATTGCCCACTCGGTGCTCCCGATTGCAGGCAAAGGTAGCTCGGGTTGGGGCTATGCGTGGGTTCCGGTGCTGGGACCAGTGGCGGGAGCGGCGCTGGCGGTGGCGGTGATTCGCGGGCTAAGCATGATCTGA
- a CDS encoding DinB family protein, with product MQPPDGRGTPYDVINQSTFSSLAAFPQQLEHFYEAIPVEYRNWTPPSWDGIPSETFTAIEQICHVRDIELDGYHVRFKRTLREDTPTLESLDGYVLSKERRYAEANASEVFAAIRGGRAETLRLLSNLTPEQCGRTAVFEGYGPLTVRSLANYLCSHDQQHLAGLQWLLGKIDAARIEA from the coding sequence GTGCAACCTCCTGATGGCCGTGGGACTCCATATGATGTGATTAATCAGTCGACCTTTAGCTCCCTCGCTGCCTTCCCTCAACAACTCGAGCATTTTTATGAAGCGATCCCGGTTGAGTACAGGAATTGGACTCCACCGTCCTGGGACGGTATCCCCAGCGAGACGTTTACCGCCATCGAGCAGATCTGCCACGTCCGGGACATTGAACTTGACGGCTATCACGTGCGCTTCAAACGCACGCTTCGAGAGGATACTCCGACTCTTGAAAGTCTGGACGGTTATGTGCTGTCGAAGGAGCGGCGTTACGCGGAGGCGAACGCTTCGGAGGTCTTCGCCGCCATTCGCGGCGGTCGTGCCGAGACTTTGCGCCTGCTCTCAAACCTGACGCCTGAGCAATGTGGTCGGACTGCGGTATTTGAAGGCTATGGCCCGCTCACGGTTCGCAGCTTAGCGAATTATCTGTGCAGTCACGATCAACAGCATCTTGCCGGACTGCAGTGGTTGCTCGGAAAGATCGACGCCGCTCGTATCGAGGCGTAG